The genomic window CCCCGCCAGCCCAGCTCACTGCCAGCGCAGCAGCGAGCCGGGCTGGCGGGGCAGGGTGGGCCCGTCCTGGCGCAACTCCAGCAGCGGCCGCAGCTCCGGCTCCAGCGTGGCGCTGGGGTGGCTGCTCCGCTGGGCATCGGGGGTGAGCAGCAGGGTGATCGCCCTGCAGCCAGGCCATTCCGCCAGCAGGCCGAGCAAGGCCGTGAGATCGCCGCGACCGAGGGCGTGGCCGTCGGTGGAAGCCAGCAGCAGCGCGAGCTCCGGTTGCTGGAGCAGAGCCAGCAGCCGGGGATGCTCCTCCCGCCGCAGATCGAGGCTGCGCTGCTGGGCCCAGGCACGCAGCTGGGGCCAGTGCTCCGCTTCGGTGCGGGCGGGATCGTTGCCGCTGCCTTGCCAGGCCAGCACCGCGGTGAGGCCGAGGCTGGTGGGGTGGGGGGGCTCCAGGCCGGGGGGCTGCATCAGCAGATGCCCCAGCTTCAGGCGCTTGGTGCTCAGGTAGGCGGCGTTGTGCAGGCCCGCGTCCATCTCCAGCGGCACGCGGTCGTCGACCTGGAGGCCATAGCCTCCCAGCCCGGCGATCTTGCGGGGGTTGTTGGTGATCAGCCGCAGCCGCTTCACCCCCAGATCGCTGAGGATCTGGGCGCCTACGCCGTAATTGCGCAGATCGGCGGGGAAACCCAGGCGCTCGTTGGCCTCCACGGTGTCGAGGCCACCATCCTGCAGGCTGTAGGCCTTGAGCTTGTTGATCAGGCCGATGCCGCGCCCTTCCTGGCGCAGATACACCACGATGCCTTCGCCGGCCTCTTCGATCATGCGCAGAGCGGCTTCCAGCTGGGGGCGGCAATCACAGCGCAGGGAACCGAAGGCATCCCCGGTGAGGCATTCCGAGTGCACCCGCACCAGCACCGACCCGGTGGCCCGTTCCGGGTGTCCCTTCACGATCGCCACGTGTTCACTGCCGTCGTGTTCGTTGCAATAGCCGATCGCGCGGAAGGTACCGAAGGCGCTGGGCATCATGGCTTCCGCCTGACGCCGCACGAACCGTTCGGTGGTGAGGCGATAGCTGATCAGATCGGCGATGCTGATCAGCCGCAATCCGTGCTGGCGGGCATACGTCTGCAGTTGCGGCAGCCGGGCCATCGAGCCGTCGGGATTCTGGATCTCACAGATCACGCCGGCGGGATACAGCCCAGCCAGACGTGAAAGATCCACCGCCGCCTCGGTGTGGCCGGCACGCTTGAGCACGCCGCCACGCTTGGCCCGCAGCGGAAAGATATGGCCGGGCCGGCGCAGATCGTGGGGACGGCTCTGGGGATGGATCGCCACCTGGATGGTGCGGGCCCGATCGTCGGCAGAGATGCCGGTGGACACGCCGTTCTCGGGGCCCGCGTCCACGCTCACGGTGAAGGCGGTCTGATTGCTGTCGGTGTTGCGATCCACCATCAGCGGCAGTTCCAGCGCATCGAGGCGCTCCCCTTCCATCGCCAGGCAGATCAGGCCCCGGGCTTCGGTGGCCATGAAGTTGATCTGTTCCGGCGTGGCGAACTGGGCCGCGCAGATCAGATCGCCTTCGTTTTCACGGTTTTCGTCATCCACTACCACCACCATCTCGCCGTTGCGAATGGCCGCCAAGGCATCCGCTACGGGATCAAACCGGATGGCCGCTTCTGCAGCATCGACGCCTCCCACCTGCGCCGCTGGCGATGACGCCTCAACGCTGCCGCGATCGTGGAGTGGGTCGGAACGGAGAGCCAGGGGACGTGGACCATCAACCTTCATTCTCCACCAGCACACCTGCGCACCGTGAAGAGATCGCTGGACGACCAGTACGCTTTCCCCTCCCAATTGCTACCGCATGGCTCCTACAGAACCAGCCCGGCGCGTGGCCGTGATCGGCGCCAGTGGCTATGGCGGTCTGCAGAGCCTGCGGCTGCTGCATGACCATCCCCACCTGGAGGTGACCTTTCTGGGTGGAGAACGCAGTGCCGGCAAGCGCTGGAATGCGATCACGCCGTTTCTGCCGCTGGCCAGGGATCTGGTGGTGCGCGTGCCTGAACCCGACGCCATCGCCGCGGAGGCCGACCTGGCGGTGCTCAGCCTGCCGAACGGCCTGGCCTCGCGTCTCGTGCCCGATCTGCTGGCGCGCGGGGTGAAGGTGGTGGATCTCTCCGCTGACTACCGCTACCGCTCGTTGAACCAGTGGAAAAGTGTGTATGCAGCGGAAGCCCAGGAGCATCCCCGCCACGACGACGCCCTGTGCGAAGAAGCGGTGTACGGCCTGGTGGAGTGGGAGCGGGAGGCGATCGCCGCTGCCCGGCTGGTGGCGGCCCCCGGCTGTTTCCCCACGGCCAGCCTGCTGGCGCTGATGCCGTTTCTCAGCCAGGGCCTGATTGAAACCAGCGGGATCATCATCGACGCCAAGACCGGCACCTCCGGCGGGGGCAGGGCCGCCAAGGAGAACCTGCTGCTGGCCGAGGCCGGCGAGGCGGTGGCGCCCTACGGCGTGGTGGGCCATCGCCACACCAGTGAGATCGAGGAATCAGCCAGCCGCGCGGCCGGTCTACCGATCCGGCTGCAGTTCACCCCCCACCTGATGCCGATGGTGCGCGGGCTGCTGGCCACCGTCTACGGCCGCCTGCGAGATCCCGGCCTCACCGCCGCCGACTGCACCACCCTGCTGCAGGCCGCCTACCGCCAGAGCCCCTGCGTGGAGGTGCTGCCGGTGGGCACCTACCCCTCCACCAAGTGGGTGCGGCAGACCAACCGGGCCCTGCTGTCGGTGCAGGTGGATGCGCGAACCAGCCAGCTGATCGTGATGTGCGCCATCGACAATCTGGTGAAGGGCCAGGCCGGACAGGGCGTTCAGTGCCTCAACCTGCTGGCGGGGCTGCCCGCCTGCACCGGCCTGCCGCTGCTGCCCTTCTACCCCTGAGCCTGCGCCAGCCGCTCAGCGGCCAGTGCCACCGCCAGCGGCAGGATCCGATGCTCCTGCTGCTGGATGCGGGCCGCCAGGCGGGCATGGTCATCGCCGGGGCACACCGGCACGGCAGCCTGGGCCAGGATCGGACCCCCATCCACTTCGGCGGTCACCAGGTGGGCGCTGCAGCCCGCCAGGGTCACCCCTGCCGCCAGCGCCTGGCCGATCGCGTCGACACCGCGGAAACTGGGCAGCAAGGACGGGTGGATGTTCACCAGGCGCTGCGGAAAGGCCTCGATCAGCACGGGGGTGACGATCCGCATCCAGCCGGCCATCACCACCAGATCCACCTGTGCCTGCCCAAAGGCTTCGATCAGGGCGCCATCGAGCGCCTCCCGACTGCTGAAGCGACGGTGATCGAGCAGACGCCAGGAAATGCCCAGCCGCTCGGCCCGCTCGATGGCCCCGCAGCCCGGCTGGTTCACCACCAGCAACTCCACGCTGGCGTTGAGGTCGCCGTGGCGGCCACTGGCCACCAGCGCCTCGAAGTTCGAGCCGTGGCCTGAGGCCATCACTCCCAGCCGCAGCGGAGGATGCGCCGCCGGCCAGGGCTGTGACAACGGCCACTGGATGCCGGCATTCACGTCGCTATGGTCTGCCGCAGCAGGCATCGGGTTCATGTCCCACCTTTCCATCCTGCCAACGGTCGTGAGCGATCTCGATCACTTGGTCGCCACCCTTGAGGAACTCGGTGCGAGCCCTCAAATCGATGGTGTGCTGCAGGGCTTCAACGACGAGCAGATGCCGGTGGCTGTGAAGGTGCGCATGGATGGCGCTGCACTCGGCTGGCAGCGCCAGCGTGATGGCTCCCTGGCCGTGGTGGGGGATCTGCAACGGCTGAGCCGCTCCCTTGATGTGCAGCGTTTCCTGGCGGCGGTCACCCGCAGCTACGCCGCCCGCGTCGCCCTGGCCCAGGCGATGCGCGAGCTGCCCCAGGCTCACGTCCATCTCGCCGCCTGACGCCCTTGGATCCGGTGGAGCTCACGCTGGATCTGACGGCGTCTCGCCAGCATCTGATCCGCTGTCGGCTTCGCTTCACCCCCATCCACCAGGCCCTGGAGCTGCACCTGCCGGTGTGGACGCCGGGCTCCTACCTGCAGCGCGATTACGTGCGCCAGCTGCAGAACCTGGAGCTGGTACAAGCGGGAGCCGTGGTGCCGCTGGTGCGGCGCGAGCCGTCTGTGTGGACCGCCCAGCTCAAACCGCTCCTTCCGGTGGAGGTGAACTACGGCGCCATGGCCACCGAACTCACGGTGCGCACCTGCCACCTCGACGACGACCACGCCTGCCTGACCCTGGCCGCCCTGGCCCTGCAGGTGAACGGCGCACGCTGGACGCCGCACCACCTGCACCTGCTGCTGCCAGAGGGCTGGGAGCCGTTCGTGCCGCTGCCCTGTCTGGACGGACCGACCGAACACCGCTGGATCGCAGCCAGCTTCGACCAGCTGGTGGACACCCCGGTGGAGGCAGGCCCGCACCGCTGGCATGGGTTCGAAGTGCACGGGGTGCCGCACCGCTGGGTGTGCTGGTCGGCGGTGGGGGGAGACCCCAATCCGCTGCTGGAGCGCTACCCACAACTGCTCGACGACGTGGCGGGGGTGTGCTCCGCCTGCTGCCGGCTGATGGGTGAACCGGCTCCGGCCGCTGCTGACTACCTGTTTGTGCTGCACCTGCTGGAGCGGGGCTTCGGCGGCCTCGAGCACGACAACGCCACCGTGCTGCAGTACGGCCTGGAGGAGCTGGCCAAGCCCGGCGGCTACCGCAGGTTTCTCCAACTGGTGGGCCATGAATACCTGCACCAATGGAACGTGCGGCGACTGCGGCCAGCGGAGCTCACCCCGATCGACTACGACCGCCCGATGGTCGTTCCCACCCTCTGGTTCGCCGAGGGGGTGACCAGCTACTACGACCAGTTTCTGCCGCGGCTCGCCGGCATCGGCACCGACGCCGACCTGTGGGACGACCTGGGCGCTGAGCTCAGCCGCTACCTGCTCACTCCCGGCCGCCTGCTCGGCCAGACCCTGCGCCAAAGCAGCCAGGAAGCCTGGGTGAAGCTCTACCGGCAGGACGCCTACAGCGGAGACAATCAGATCAGTTACTACCTCAAAGGTGCCGTCGTGGCCCTGGTGCTGGATCTGCAGCTGCGCCGGGCCGGTTCGTCCCTGGCCGCCGTGCTGCGCGCGCTCTGGCAGACGCACGGCCGCTGGCGGCGGGGCTACAGCGAAGCCGATCTGATCGAGGCTTTTGCCGCCCAGCTGCCCGAACTTCGCAAGCAACTGCCGGCCTGGCTGGAGGGGCAGGAGGACCCGCCCCTGCACGAGGCGCTGCACAGCGTGGGCCTGGTGCTGGTGCCGCACAAGGACACCGCTCCCTTCACCGGCCTGGCCTGCAGCACGTCCAATTCGAGCCTGAGCGTTCAGAAGGTGGCGCGCCACAGCCCGGCGGAAGCGGCGGGCCTGTGCGTGGCGGACGAGCTGATAGCCCTGGATGGCTGGCGGCTGCACACGCCCAGCGATCTCACGCACCGGTGGCAGGAAGGCCGCAGCCACAGCCTCACGATCGGGCGGCACGGCAGGCTGCGTTGTCTTTCTGTGCAGCCCGCAGCGCCGGCGGTTCAGAGTTGGAGACTGCAGCCGGATCCCGACGGCCCGGCGGCGGCCTTGGCCCTGCGCACGCAATGGTTGCAGTTGGTTCCATGCTGAACCACGTCCGCGGACTGGTGGTGCGCGCCCGCCAGCTGGCGCCGGAGCGGGGCGGGGCGGTGGCGCTGGCTGCTGTAGCCGTGCTGGGCCTCGGTGGCCTGGGCTGGCTGGGGCGCGAGATCTCCGCCAGCAACCCCTCCGACGCCAGCCCCTCCCTGCTGGAGCTGCTCGAGCAGGTAGGGGCCCCCCGTTCCGGGTCCTCGGCCCCGGCCGCCACGCCGTCGCTCAATGCCCGCCCAGCCCCCACGCCACCGGCCCACGACCGCTGGGTGAGCCCTCTGAAGCGCCAATGCACGGCCGATCCGGCGCTGAGCCGTCGCCTGGAGGCGAAGGTGGCCGCACTGCCGCTGGAGATGGAGCGCCTCACCATCGATCCCACCAACTACGGCAGCCGCTTCCGCAGCGATGCGTTCGGCAATCCGGTGGACCCCACACCTCGCGTGGTGGTGCTGCACGAAACGGTCTACGGCATGCAATCGGCGGTGCAGACCTTCCTTACCCCCCACCCCCGCGACGAAGACCAGGTGAGCTACCACCTGATGATCGGGGAGAACGGGCAGGTGGTGCAGGCGCTAGATCCTGCTTATCGTGCTTTCGGCGCTGGCAACTCCGCCTTCAACGGCCAGTGGGTGATGACCAACCCGGATGTTGGGGGGTCGGTGAACAACTTCGCCCTGCACCTGAGCCTGGAAACACCGCTTGATGGTGAGGATGCCGACGCGGAGCACAGTGGCTACAGCAACGCCCAGTACGACGCCTTGGCGGTGGTGCTGACCGACTGGATGCGCCGTTTCGGCATCGCTCCCCAGAACATCACCACCCACCGGTATGTGGATCTGGGGGGTGAACGGGCAGATCCCCGCAGCTTCAGATGGTCGGAACTGCAGACGCGTCTCGCAGCCCTCGGCATGCTTTGCAAGTCCGGCTGACGGAGGCCTACCTGGCGTTACGAACAGCTCTGGGACCGACGCTCCAATCGCGTCTGCGCCTCAAATCAGCGGAGAAAACTGTGGCTTGCGCTCGCCGTAGATGAGCGCGTGGAGAGCGGGATCCTGCATGTAGCTCAGGATGCGGGCGGGGTAATCCAGCTTGCCGTTGTGGAGGTAGGCCAGGGTGGCGAGCGCCTTGGCATCGCGGGGACCAGCGCTGGCTTGCAGGAGGCGGTCGGTGGGGAATCCCAGCAGGGTGGAGAGGCGATGAAACTTGCCCACCAGCAGCTGCACATTCCGCTCGGGGACCAGCAGCTCACGCCGGGCGGCAGCCCGTTCCTCGGGGCTGGCATCGGCAGGCAGCAAGCCCTGATGCACGAACTCATCGACCCCCAGCTGGGCAGGCCCGTGGGTCTTGAAGAGGCCGGAATCGGCCGCCATCGGCAGATCTTCACCGGGTTTCGCCCGCTGAATCTCGTCGAAAAGCACGGCGGCAACGAGCATCGGGTTCACGCCGAGCCGACGTGACTCGCTCACGATCACCGGCCTCAGCTCCTCAATGCGGCTGACCGTGTGGGCACGCAGCGGGGTGAGCTGATCCAGGCCGTGGGTGAGCAACTGGGCCAGCTTCGGCTGGGGACCATGCACGCCGAAACGGCGCTGCAGCTCACGCAGCTCTTCAGGGGTGAAATCGACCGGATTCGCCCGCAGACCCTGCATCGCCAGCTTGGCGGGTTTGCCGCTGCGGGCATTGAGACTGGTGCTGAGGGCAGCTTCGTGCAGCTTGAGCAACGAGGCAGCATCGGGGTGGCGAACGGTGGCCACCTGGGCATTGATCAGGCCGAGGGCGAGGACCCAGCTGGAGGCTCGCAGCAACGCCGGTGTGCGAAGGGAGCCAAGCGGAATGCGTAGCTTCAAGGCGGCCTTCAAACCGGGTTTTGGAGTCAATTGTTAAATAAACTCTACCGTCGTCCACTGGCTGCTCCCGCACCTTGGGCCGTTTGTGTGGCCGTCCATACAATTACGCCGCTTGCGTGTTCCGGCTCACGGCGATGGGCTGTGTCACGGTTCAGAGGGCGATTCCACCGATAGGTTCATCGCCAGAACCTGTCACTTCCACCAGGGCGCATGACCACGTTTCCAGACTTCAAGCCGCAGCCTTCGGCGGAACAGTGGCAACGGTTCTGTTCGCTGCTCTGGCACCACGAAGGGCTGGGGATGTGGCTGGATGTGAGCCGTATGGCAGTGGGGCCTCAACATTTCGAGGAGCTGGCCCCCGCCTTCACCTCCGCGTTCGCGGCCATGGCCGCGCTGGAGGCCGGAGCCATCGCGAACCCGGATGAAGGACGCCAGGTGGGTCACTACTGGCTGCGGGCGCCGCAGCTGGCGCCCGAGCCAGGAATCGGCGCCCACGTCCGCCAGGAGATCGACGGCATTGAAGCCTTCGCCCAGCAGGTGCTCTCCGGTGAGATCCAGCCGCCGGGCCTGGCGCCCTTCACCGATGTGCTGTGGATCGGCATCGGCGGTTCCGGCCTCGGCCCGCTGCTGATCCTGCGGGCGTTGCAGCAGCAGGGTCAGGGCCTGCCCTTTCACTTCTTCGACAACGTCGATCCGCAGGGATTCAGCCGCACCCTGGCCGGCCTCGGCGAGCGGCTGCGCACCACCTTGATGGTGGTGGTGAGTAAATCGGGCGGCACGCCGGAGCCGCGGCTTGGCATGGAGCAGGCGCGGGCCCGGCTGGAAGCGCTGGGCGGCAGCTGGGCCGATCAGGCGGTGGCGGTCACGATGGCGGGCAGCCAGCTCGACCGGCTGGCAGTGGAGGAGCGCTGGCTCCGCCGTTTCGACATGTTCGATTGGGTGGGCGGCCGCACCAGCATCACCAGCGCCGTGGGCTTGCTGCCGGCCGCATTGATCCAGGCAGATCTGCGCGGCTTCCTGGCCGGCGCCGCTGAGATGGATGAGGCCACCCGGGTGCCCGAGCTCACCGCCAACCCGGCAGCATTGATGGCTGCGGCCTGGTATGTGGCGGGCAACGGCAAGGGCCACCGCGACATGGTGGTGCTGCCCTACCGCGACCGCCTCGAGGTGTTCAGCCGCTACCTGCAGCAGCTGGTGATGGAGTCGCTGGGGAAACGGCTCGACCGCAACGGTGAACCCGCCTACCAGGGCATCGCCGTCTACGGCAACAAGGGATCCACCGACCAGCACGCCTACGTCCAGCAGCTCCGCGACGGCATCGACAACTTCTTCGTCACCTTCATCGAGGTGCTGGAAGATCCCACCGATGTGCCGCCGTTGCACGGGGAACATCCCGGTGACTACCTGGACGGCTTCTTGCAGGGCACCCGCGCTGCCCTGTCTGAAGGCGGGCGGCAGAGCATCACGCTCAGCATGCGGCGCTTCGATGCCCGCCTGCTGGGCGCCCTGGTGGCGCTGTTCGAACGCGCTGTGGGGCTCTATGCGGAGCTTGTGAACATCAACGCCTACGACCAGCCGGGCGTGGAGGCGGGCAAGAAGGCGGCCGCCGTGATCCTGGATCTGCAGAGCCGGCTGGAAGCACTGCTGGCCGATGGCGAACCCCACGATCTGGCCAGCCTTC from Synechococcus sp. MW101C3 includes these protein-coding regions:
- a CDS encoding N-acetylmuramoyl-L-alanine amidase; protein product: MLNHVRGLVVRARQLAPERGGAVALAAVAVLGLGGLGWLGREISASNPSDASPSLLELLEQVGAPRSGSSAPAATPSLNARPAPTPPAHDRWVSPLKRQCTADPALSRRLEAKVAALPLEMERLTIDPTNYGSRFRSDAFGNPVDPTPRVVVLHETVYGMQSAVQTFLTPHPRDEDQVSYHLMIGENGQVVQALDPAYRAFGAGNSAFNGQWVMTNPDVGGSVNNFALHLSLETPLDGEDADAEHSGYSNAQYDALAVVLTDWMRRFGIAPQNITTHRYVDLGGERADPRSFRWSELQTRLAALGMLCKSG
- a CDS encoding DUF1257 domain-containing protein, whose amino-acid sequence is MSHLSILPTVVSDLDHLVATLEELGASPQIDGVLQGFNDEQMPVAVKVRMDGAALGWQRQRDGSLAVVGDLQRLSRSLDVQRFLAAVTRSYAARVALAQAMRELPQAHVHLAA
- the argC gene encoding N-acetyl-gamma-glutamyl-phosphate reductase translates to MAPTEPARRVAVIGASGYGGLQSLRLLHDHPHLEVTFLGGERSAGKRWNAITPFLPLARDLVVRVPEPDAIAAEADLAVLSLPNGLASRLVPDLLARGVKVVDLSADYRYRSLNQWKSVYAAEAQEHPRHDDALCEEAVYGLVEWEREAIAAARLVAAPGCFPTASLLALMPFLSQGLIETSGIIIDAKTGTSGGGRAAKENLLLAEAGEAVAPYGVVGHRHTSEIEESASRAAGLPIRLQFTPHLMPMVRGLLATVYGRLRDPGLTAADCTTLLQAAYRQSPCVEVLPVGTYPSTKWVRQTNRALLSVQVDARTSQLIVMCAIDNLVKGQAGQGVQCLNLLAGLPACTGLPLLPFYP
- the ribBA gene encoding bifunctional 3,4-dihydroxy-2-butanone-4-phosphate synthase/GTP cyclohydrolase II, whose translation is MVVVVDDENRENEGDLICAAQFATPEQINFMATEARGLICLAMEGERLDALELPLMVDRNTDSNQTAFTVSVDAGPENGVSTGISADDRARTIQVAIHPQSRPHDLRRPGHIFPLRAKRGGVLKRAGHTEAAVDLSRLAGLYPAGVICEIQNPDGSMARLPQLQTYARQHGLRLISIADLISYRLTTERFVRRQAEAMMPSAFGTFRAIGYCNEHDGSEHVAIVKGHPERATGSVLVRVHSECLTGDAFGSLRCDCRPQLEAALRMIEEAGEGIVVYLRQEGRGIGLINKLKAYSLQDGGLDTVEANERLGFPADLRNYGVGAQILSDLGVKRLRLITNNPRKIAGLGGYGLQVDDRVPLEMDAGLHNAAYLSTKRLKLGHLLMQPPGLEPPHPTSLGLTAVLAWQGSGNDPARTEAEHWPQLRAWAQQRSLDLRREEHPRLLALLQQPELALLLASTDGHALGRGDLTALLGLLAEWPGCRAITLLLTPDAQRSSHPSATLEPELRPLLELRQDGPTLPRQPGSLLRWQ
- a CDS encoding helicase DnaB, translated to MKLRIPLGSLRTPALLRASSWVLALGLINAQVATVRHPDAASLLKLHEAALSTSLNARSGKPAKLAMQGLRANPVDFTPEELRELQRRFGVHGPQPKLAQLLTHGLDQLTPLRAHTVSRIEELRPVIVSESRRLGVNPMLVAAVLFDEIQRAKPGEDLPMAADSGLFKTHGPAQLGVDEFVHQGLLPADASPEERAAARRELLVPERNVQLLVGKFHRLSTLLGFPTDRLLQASAGPRDAKALATLAYLHNGKLDYPARILSYMQDPALHALIYGERKPQFSPLI
- the purN gene encoding phosphoribosylglycinamide formyltransferase, with protein sequence MPAAADHSDVNAGIQWPLSQPWPAAHPPLRLGVMASGHGSNFEALVASGRHGDLNASVELLVVNQPGCGAIERAERLGISWRLLDHRRFSSREALDGALIEAFGQAQVDLVVMAGWMRIVTPVLIEAFPQRLVNIHPSLLPSFRGVDAIGQALAAGVTLAGCSAHLVTAEVDGGPILAQAAVPVCPGDDHARLAARIQQQEHRILPLAVALAAERLAQAQG
- a CDS encoding glucose-6-phosphate isomerase, coding for MTTFPDFKPQPSAEQWQRFCSLLWHHEGLGMWLDVSRMAVGPQHFEELAPAFTSAFAAMAALEAGAIANPDEGRQVGHYWLRAPQLAPEPGIGAHVRQEIDGIEAFAQQVLSGEIQPPGLAPFTDVLWIGIGGSGLGPLLILRALQQQGQGLPFHFFDNVDPQGFSRTLAGLGERLRTTLMVVVSKSGGTPEPRLGMEQARARLEALGGSWADQAVAVTMAGSQLDRLAVEERWLRRFDMFDWVGGRTSITSAVGLLPAALIQADLRGFLAGAAEMDEATRVPELTANPAALMAAAWYVAGNGKGHRDMVVLPYRDRLEVFSRYLQQLVMESLGKRLDRNGEPAYQGIAVYGNKGSTDQHAYVQQLRDGIDNFFVTFIEVLEDPTDVPPLHGEHPGDYLDGFLQGTRAALSEGGRQSITLSMRRFDARLLGALVALFERAVGLYAELVNINAYDQPGVEAGKKAAAVILDLQSRLEALLADGEPHDLASLQGQLSIDSPEPLFWILRHLCGNPRGYVASGDWGTPSSLVFRRS
- a CDS encoding M61 family metallopeptidase; its protein translation is MELTLDLTASRQHLIRCRLRFTPIHQALELHLPVWTPGSYLQRDYVRQLQNLELVQAGAVVPLVRREPSVWTAQLKPLLPVEVNYGAMATELTVRTCHLDDDHACLTLAALALQVNGARWTPHHLHLLLPEGWEPFVPLPCLDGPTEHRWIAASFDQLVDTPVEAGPHRWHGFEVHGVPHRWVCWSAVGGDPNPLLERYPQLLDDVAGVCSACCRLMGEPAPAAADYLFVLHLLERGFGGLEHDNATVLQYGLEELAKPGGYRRFLQLVGHEYLHQWNVRRLRPAELTPIDYDRPMVVPTLWFAEGVTSYYDQFLPRLAGIGTDADLWDDLGAELSRYLLTPGRLLGQTLRQSSQEAWVKLYRQDAYSGDNQISYYLKGAVVALVLDLQLRRAGSSLAAVLRALWQTHGRWRRGYSEADLIEAFAAQLPELRKQLPAWLEGQEDPPLHEALHSVGLVLVPHKDTAPFTGLACSTSNSSLSVQKVARHSPAEAAGLCVADELIALDGWRLHTPSDLTHRWQEGRSHSLTIGRHGRLRCLSVQPAAPAVQSWRLQPDPDGPAAALALRTQWLQLVPC